Proteins encoded together in one Lathyrus oleraceus cultivar Zhongwan6 chromosome 5, CAAS_Psat_ZW6_1.0, whole genome shotgun sequence window:
- the LOC127084094 gene encoding uncharacterized protein LOC127084094, whose amino-acid sequence MATVARAVAVLAVAKPSAVLLGGGKTQRFLKFKPLCSSSTPSSRKLVLYSKPGCCLCDGLKEKLQAAFLLSGPHSLTDVDFQIRDITSNPEWEKAYQYEIPVLAKVLSDGTEETLPRLSPRLGVELLQKKIAAALGEQ is encoded by the exons ATGGCGACGGTGGCACGTGCGGTGGCAGTGTTAGCAGTAGCGAAACCCTCGGCGGTGTTATTGGGTGGCGGAAAAACTCAAAGGTTTCTAAAATTCAAACCTCTGTGTAGTTCATCTACACCTTCTTCTAGAAAACTGGTCCTTTACTCAAAACCCGGTTGCTGTTTGTGCGATGGTCTCAAAGAGAAGCTCCAAGCTGCATTCTTGCTCTCTGGTCCTCATTCCCTTACCGACGTCGATTTCCAG ATAAGAGATATAACCAGCAATCCGGAGTGGGAAAAAGCTTATCAATACGAGATACCTGTGTTGGCTAAAGTGCTCTCTGATGGCACCGAG GAAACTTTACCGCGTTTGTCTCCTCGTTTAGGAGTGGAGCTCCTCCAGAAGAAGATAGCTGCTGCCCTGGGAGAACAATAA